Within Oncorhynchus nerka isolate Pitt River linkage group LG8, Oner_Uvic_2.0, whole genome shotgun sequence, the genomic segment agagataccagagagagagaccagagagagataccagagagagagagagagagataccagagagagataacagaaagagagaactgagaaagagaccagagagagagaccaaagggagagagagataccagagagagataacagagagatatatcagagagagagataccagagagagagaccagagagagagataccagagagagatatcagagagagagagaccagaaagagagagaccagagagagagataccagagagagataccagagagagaccagagagagataccagagagagagagataccagagagagagaccagagagagataccagagagagagataccagagagatataccAGAAAGAGATAAAAGAAGGAGAGACCCGAgaaagagaccagagagagagaccagagagagagattccaaagagagacaccagagagagagaaataccagaaagagagacctgagaaagagaccagaaagagagaccagagagagagataccagagagagagagagagaccagagagagataccagagagagagacccgagaaagagaccagagagagagattccagagagagacaccagagagagagaaataccagaaagagagacctgagaaagagaccagaaagagagaccagagagagagataccagggagagagagagataccagagagagagaccagagagagataccagagagagagaccagatagagataccagagagagagaccagagagagataccagaaagagagagataccagaaagagagagataccagagagagataccagagagagagataccaggagagagagataccagagagagataccagagagagagataccagagagtgataccagagagagagataccagagagagagataccagagagagagagaccagagagagagagaccagagagagagataccagagagagataccagagagagaccagagagagataccagagagagagagataccagagagagagaccagagagagagaccagagagagataccagagagagagataccagagagatataccAGAAAGAGATAAAAGAAGGAGAGACCCGAgaaagagaccagagagagagaccagagagagagattccagagagagacacaagagagagagaaatgccagaaagagagacctgagaaagagaccagaaagagagaccagagagagagataccagagagagagagagagagaccagagagagataccagagagaaAGACCCGAgaaagagaccagagagagagaccagagagagagattccagagacagacaccagagagagagaaataccagaaagagagacctgagaaagagaccagaaagagagaccagagagagagataccagagagagagagagataccagagagagagaccagagagagataccagagagagagaccagatagagataccagagagagagaccagagagagataccagaaagagagagataccagagagagataccagagagagagataccagagagagataccaggagagagagataccagagagagataccagagagagagagagataccagagagtgataccagagagagagataccagagatagagagataccagagagagagataccagagagagataccagagagagagattccagagagagataccagagagagataccagagagataccagagagagataccagagagagagataccagagagagataCCATAGAGAGAGATCTGTGACTTTGCTTTCTGTGCAAGACTCCATAGAGATATGTAGTCGGCACACTTGCCACTAGAAGATGAAGCCCTCTATGGGCTTTGCTATCACAGAAGTTATGTCACTGTATGCTGTAgccttaagatttcccttcactggaactcagGGGCACAAACCATGAAAAAACAGgccaagaccattattcctcctccaccaaactttacagttggcactatacattggggcaggtagcatcagatgccagatggtgaagtgtgattcatcactccagagaacgcgtttccactgctccagagtccaatggtggtgagcttcacaccactccagccCCCGCATgttattgtgcatggtgatcttaggcttgtgggcAGCTGCTCGGCcgtggaaactcatttcatgaagctcccggtgAACAGTTcctgtgctgatgttgcttccagaggcagtatgGAACTCGtactgagtgttgcaaccgaggacaggcgatttttacgcgcttcagcactcgacggtcccgttctgtgagctggtgtggcctaccacttcactgctgagccgttgttgctcctagacgtttccacttcacaataacagcccttacagttgaccagggcagctctagcagggcagacatttgacaaactgacttgttggaaaggtggcatcctgtgacGGTGTCATGTTGAAAATCATCGAGCTCTACAGTAAGGcccattctactgctaatgtttgtctatggagattgcatggcagtgtgcttgattttatacacctgtcagcaaatccactaatttgaagggggtccacatacttctgtgtatatagtgtatattgattgcccctttaacctctactcactcactcactcactcactcactcactcactcactccccctctttctttactttctccctctctctccaggcgGGTCCATTCTGCTGCCAAATTTATTTAAGGAAGTAAAAAGCCATGTTattaatgtgatgatgttaaaCCATTTTAGTCAGCGCTGTCTCCGGGATTGCTCTTTAACACATACAGATGACAGTGCAGAGTGTGTGATTATGACGTTGTCTGTCTGAGTCTGACTCCCACTGCTCTAGCATTAGTGGATTAGAATTGACAGAGAGGAAAGGCTGGGATAGGATCAGTtctgttccactctctctctctctctctctctctctgtctctgtctctctgtctctctgtctctctgtctctctctctctctctccctctctgtctctctctgtgtctctatgtgtgtctctctctctctctctctctctctctctctctctctctctctgtctctgtctctgtctctgtctctctgtctctctgtctctctctctctctctctctctctctccctctctgtccctctctgtgtctctctgtgtgtctctctctctctgtctctctctctctctctctctctctctctctctctctctctctctgtctctgtctctgtctctctgtctctctctctctctctctctctctctctctctctctccctctctgtctctctctgtgtctctctgtgtctctctgtctctctctctctctgtgtctctccctctctctctctctctctctctctctctctctctctctgtctctgtctctgtctctctctctctgtctctgtctctctctctctctctctctctctctgtctctctatctctgtctctctctctctctgtctctctttctctctttctctgtctctctatctaacaCCTGGACATGCATAGCCTGAAAACCAGAGACATGATATGAGACAGAGAAACATGatccaggacagagagacatgatcTGGGACAGAGATACATggtctgggacagagagacatgatcTGGGACAGAGAAATATGGtctgggacagagaggtagagacatgatcttggacagagagacatgatctaggacagagaggtagatacatgatttgggacagagagatgatctgggacagagaggtagagacatgatttgggacagagagacaggatctgggacagagaggtagagacatgatttgggacagagaggtagagacatgatttgggacagagagacaggatctgggacagagaggtagagacatgatttgggacagagaggtagagacatgatttgggacagagagacaggatctgggacagagaggtagagacatgatttgggacagagagacaggatctgggacagagaggtagagacatgatttgggacagagaggtagagacatgatttgggacagagagacatgatctgggacagagaggtagagacatgatttgggacagagagacaggatctgggacagagaggtagacacATGatttgggacagagagacatgatctgggacagagaggtagagacatgatctgggacagagaggtagagacatgatctgggacagagaggtagagacatgatttgggacagagagacaggatctgggacagagaggtagagacatgatttgggacagagaggtagagacatgatttgggacagagagacatgatctgggacagagaggtagagacatgatctgggacagagaggtagagacatgatctgggacagagagacatgatctgggacagagaggtagagacatgatttgggacagagagacatgatctgggacagagaggcagagacatgatttgggacagagagacatgatttgggacagagaggtagagacatgatttgggacagagagacaggatctgggacagagaggtagagacatgatttgggacagagaggtagagacatgatttgggacagagagacaggatctgggacagagaggtagagacatgatttgggacagagagacaggatctgggacagagaggtagagacatgatttgggacagagaggtagagacatgatttgggacagagagacatgatctgggacagagaggtagagacatgatttgggacagagagacaggatctgggacagagaggtagacacATGatttgggacagagagacatgatctgggacagagaggtagagacatgatctgggacagagaggtagagacatgatctgggacagagaggtagagacatgatttgggacagagagacaggatctgggacagagaggtagagacatgatttgggacagagaggtagagacatgatttgggacagagagacatgatctgggacagagaggtagagacatgatctgggacagagaggtagagacatgatctgggacagagagacatgatctgggacagagaggtagagacatgatttgggacagagagacatgatctgggacagagaggcagagacatgatttgggacagagagacatgatctgggacagagaggtagagacatgatctgggacagagaggtagagacatgatctgggacagagagacatgatctgggacagagaggtagagacatgatttgggacagagagacaggatttgggacagagaggtagagacatgatttgagacagagagacaggatttgggacagagagacatgatctgggacagagaggtagagacatgatctgggacagagagacatgatctgggacagagaggtagagacatgatctgggacagagaggtagagacatgagCAGTAAGCAATGGATTAGGATAGATGATGACCATTTCAGAAAGTCAACCACATgtaatccctgtgtgtgtgtgtgtgtgtgtgtgtgtgtgtgtgtgtgtgtgtgtgtgtgtgtgtgtgtgtgtgtgtgtgtgtgtgtgtgtgtgtgtgtgtgtgtgccagacaTGACGTTTCTTTTTCAGACATACATGTGGTGATGATGTGTCTTTTCCTCCTGTGAAtctctgctctctgataggcTGTCTCCAGGTGGGGTCAGAGTTGAAATAGAAGCTCCAGAGCAGtggacagacaggaagatgaACGAGGTGACTTTGTGACTTTTGCTGCAGTTGAAAAAAGGTGAGAGAAATAACATCTGATTGAGATTAAAGATTTAAGATAAACGTTTTTGAAGgttcattttttttaaagttcGAGATTTTGGAGATTGAAAAAACTCACACCTGAGAAAACTAAACGTTGGTTGACGGAGAAGAACAGGAAGAAAATACGAACCGTTTCGGAAGGAGTCAGCTACTAGAGGAAGGAGTCAGCTACTAGAGGAAGGAGTCAGCTACTAGAGGAAGGAGCCAGGTCCTGTTCTGAAGGAGCCAGGTCCTGTTCTGAAGGTGCCAGGTCCTGTTCTGAAGGAGCCAGGTCCTGTTCGGAAGGAGCCAGGTCCTGTTCGGAAGGAGCCAGCTACTAGAGGAAGGAGCCAGGTCCTGTTCGGAAGGAGTCAGCTACTAGAGGAAGGAGCCAGGTCCTGTTCGGAAGGAGTCAGCTACTAGAGGAAGGAGCCAGGTCCTGTTCGGAAGGAGCCAGGTCCTGTTTGGAAGGAGCCAGCTATTAGAGGAACATACAGGACATCATGGTGGAGAGAAATCCCCTGCTTCTGCTGCTGTTACTCTGTATCTACACCTCCTCTGCCTACCCTGTGAGTATCCATGGATACagtgctgttgttgttgatgatgggtGATGTACAcagactctctgtctgtctgtctgtctgtttgcctgccttcctgcctgtctgtctgtctgtctgtctgtctgtctgtctgtctgtctgtctgtctgtctgtctgtctgtctgtctgtctgtctgtctgtctgtctgtctgtctgcctgcctgcctgcctgtctgtctgcctgtctgtctgatgaTAGTGACGATGTAAAATCTGAAAATGTAAGTGCTGATGATGTTGTGTGTATGGACCAGGTAAGACAGACAGGACCACCTCTACCTATCGGTGGCTGGACTGGGTTTTATCCCATAACCTTGCCTGACCACACAGGAGCACTGAGGACTGTCCTCTACCCTCTGACTGTATACAACCACAACCTTCCAACACAGCCTGCCATTGGCCAGAATCCTGTGTCGGTGCCTGCCATTGGCCAGAATCCTGTATCGGTGCCTGCCATTGGCCGGAATCCTCTTCTACGTTCTGTATCGGAGCCTTTGATTGGTCAAAATCCTCTATCAGTGCCTGTGATTGGACAGGAGATGACTGTGTTTCagactccctcccctcctcaggtGAGCCACACGAACATTACATCACCTACACCTCTCAACGAACCACAGCAGACTTGACCTCTTAACGAACCACAGCAGACTTTACCTCTCAACGAACCACAGCAGACTTGACCTCTTAACGAACAGACTTTACCTCTCAACGAACCACAGCAGACTTTACCTCTCAACGAACCACAGCAGACTTGACCTCTCAACGAACCACAGCAGACTCTACCTCTTAACGAACCACAGCAGACTCTACCTCTTAACGAACCACATCAGACTCTACCTCTTAACGAACCACAGCAGACTCTACCTCTTAACGAACCACAGCAGACTCTACCTCTTAACGAACCACAGCAGACTTTACCTCTTAACGAACCACAGCAGACTTGACCTCTCAACGAACCACAGCAGACTCTACCTCTTAACGAACCACAGCAGACTTTACCTCTCAACGAACCACAGCAGACTTTACCTCTTAACGAACCACAGCAGACTTTACCTCTTAACGAACCACAGCAGACTCTACCTCTTAACGAACCACAGCAGACTTTACCTCTTAACGAACCACAGCAGACTTGACCTCTTAACGAACAGACTTTACCTCTCAACGAACCACAGCAGACTTTACCTCTCAACGAACCACAGCAGACTTGACCTCTCAACGAACCACAGCAGACTCTACCTCTTAACGAACCACAGCAGACTCTACCTCTTAACGAACCACAGCAGACTCTACCTCTTAACGAACCACAGCAGACTCTACCTCTTAACGAACCACAGCAGACTCTACCTCTTAACGAACCACAGCAGACTTTACCTCTTAACGAACCACAGCAGACTTGACCTCTCAACGAACCACAGCAGACTCTACCTCTTAACGAACCACAGCAGACTTTACCTCTCAACGAACCACAGCAGACTTTACCTCTTAACGAACCACAGCAGACTTTACCTCTTAACGAACCACAGCAGACTCTACCTCTTAACGAACCACAGCAGACTTTACCTCTTAACGAACCACAGCAGACTTGACCTCTTAACGAACCACAGCAGACTCTACCTCTTAACGAACCACAGCAGACTTGATCTAAAGAGCATTTTCAGCTGGGCCAGGTGGACGGTGCTGTCCACCACAGGGTCAGCTGGACCAGGTGGACGGTGCTGTCCACCACAGGGTCAGCTGGACCAGGTGGACGGTGCTGTCCACCACAGGGTCAGCTGGACCAGGTGGACGGTGCTGTCCACCACAGGGTCAGCTGGACCAGGTGGACGGTGCTGTCCACCACAGGGTCAGCTGGACCAGGTGGGCGGTGCTGTCCACCACAGGGTCAGCTGGACCAGGTGGGCGGTGCTGTCCACCACAGGGTCAGCTGGACCAGGTGGGCGGTGCTGTCCACCACAGGGTCAGCTGGACCAGGTGGGCGGTGCTGTCCACCACAGGGTCAGCTGGACCAGGTGGACGGTGCTGTCCACCACAGGGTCAGCTGGACCAGGTGGGCGGTGCTGTCCACCACAGGGTCAGCTGGACCAGGTGGGCGGTGCTGTCCACCACAGGGTCAGCTGGACCAGGTGGGCGGTGCTGTCCACCACAGGGTCAGCTGGACCAGGTGGACGGTGCTGTCCACCACAGGGTCAGCTGGACCAGCTGATGATGGCCCATCCAGAACTAAACCTAAACTATAGATTTACCCTAAAGACAAGATGACACCAGTCTGCTGGATGGGAGTGTTACGTGTGGAATTATATCATTATAGAAAACAGGAAATCACACTTTTAACTGTCACTTTAACATTCCCAGTTTAAAGATACGCCTGCGGCCCCTGTAGAGGAAACTCCCATGGTGACAGATCCACAGTCCCAGCTCCAGCCATACTACCCACAGCCCTACCCCTCCTACCCACAGACCTACCCCTACGACCCACAGCCCTACCCCTACGACCCAAAGCCATACCCCTACGACCCACTCACAACACAGCTACTGCCCAACCTGGAAACACTCACACCTGGGGAACAGGCACaggtaagaggtgtgtgtgtgtgtgtgtgtgtgtgtgtgtgtgtgtgtgtgtgtgtgtgtgtgtgtgtgtgtgtgtgtgtgtgtgtgtgtgtgtgtgtgtgtgtgtgtgcgtgtgcggggGGCCAATACACTtgacacacacaacagacagacgtcacatagagaaacataattctctttctctccccctctctctctctctctctctgtctctctctctctctctctctctctctctctctctctctgtctctctctgtctctctctctccctctccctctctctctctctctctctctctctctctctctctctctgtctctctctctctctctctctctctctctgtctctctctctctctctctctctctctctgtctctctctctctgtgtctgtctgtctctctctctctctctctctctctgtctctctctgtctgtctgtcgctctctctctctctctctctctctctctctctctctgtctctctctctctctgtgtctctctgtctctctctctctctctctctgtctctttctgtctgtctgtcgctgtctctctctctctctctctctctctctctctctgtccctctctcactctctctctctctctctctgtctgtctgtctgtctgtctgtctgtctgtctgtctgtctgtctgtctgtctgtctgtctctctctctctctctgtctctctctctctctgtgtctctctctctctgtgtctctctctctctctgtctctctctctctctcccctctctctctctttctctctctgtgtgtctctctctctttctctctctctcactctctctctcactctgtctctgtctgtctgtctgtctgtctgtctgtctgtctgtctgtctgtctgtctgtctgtttgtctgtctgtctctgtctctgtctctgtctctgtctctctgtctctctctctctctctctctctctctctctctctctgtgtctctctctctctctgtgcctctctctctctgtgtctctctctctctctctgtctctctctctctctctctctctctctctctttctctctctgtgtgtctctctctctttctctctctgtcgctctgtctgtctctctctgtctctctgtctgtctctgtctgtctctgtctctctgtctccgtctctgtttctctctctctctctctctctctctctctccctctccctctctctctctctctctctctctctctctctctctctctctctctgtctctgtctctctctctctctctctctctctctctctctctctctctctctctctcttttaattcaatttaagggctttattagcATAGCATTATTAGGGTAACATACAGTACTCctcaacagtttggacacctcctcattccagggtttttctttatttttactattttctacattgtagaataatagtgaagacatcaaaactatgaaataacacatatggaatcatgtagtaacaaatatattttacattttagattcttcaaagtagccaaccttggccttgatgacagctttgcacattctctgcaatgtaaaaaataaaaaagaaataaagaaaaaccctggaatgaactgttgaggtactgtatgtttacgttgccaaagcaagtcaaatagataataaacaaagtgaaataaacaataaaaattaacagtaaacattacactcacagaagtttcaaaataatgtctctctccctctccctctctctccctctctctccctctctctcccctctctctcccctcaatctcccctctctctccgctctctctccctctccctctctctccccctctctcccctctccctctctctccctctctctccctctctctccctctctcccctctccctctctctccctctctcccctctctctcccctctctccctctctctccctctctcctctctctccctctctccctctccctctctctcccctctctctcccctctccctctctctccccctctctccctctctctctctcctctctctccatctctctccctctctctccctctctctctctccctctctctcccctctctcaccatctctctccctctctctccctctccctctctctccatctctctccctctctctcccctctccctctctctccctctctctccctctctctccctctctctcccctctctctccctctctctccctctctctccccctctctccccctctctcctctctctccctctctccctctctctctctctctcctctctctctcgttctctctttctctctctccctctctctctctctttctctctttctctctctcccctctctctcccgctctctcccctctctctccctctctctcccctctctctcccctctctcccctctctccccctctctctcccctctccctctctctccctctctctcccctttctctccctctccctctctctccctctctctcccctctccctctctctccctctctctcccctctctctcccctctctctctcccctctctcaccatctctctccctctctctccctctccctctctctccctctctctcccctctctctccctgtctctcccctctctctcccctctctctccctctctctcccctctccctctctctccctctccctccctctttctcccctctctctccctctctctccccctcccctctctctcccctctctctccactctctctccctctctcttccctctctctccctctctcccctctctctcccctctccttctctctccctctctctccctctctctcccctctctctctccccactctcaccatctctctccatctctctcctctctctcctctctctctctctccctctcctctcccctctctcaccatctctctccctctctctcccctctccctctctctccatctctctccctctctctcccctctccctctctctccctctctctccctctctctctctctccctctcaccatctctctccctctctctctctccctctctctcccctctctcccctctctcaccatctctctccctctctctcccctctccctctctcccctctctctctcatctctctccctctctctccctctctctctctccctctctccccctctctctatccctctctctcccctctctctccatctctctccctctctctcccctctctcaccatctctctccctctctctccccctctcctctctctccatctctctccctctctctcccctctccctttctctttcactctctccctctctccccctctctctcccttctctctcccctctctctctccctctctctctccctctctctctcaccccctctctcgctctcccgctctctcccctctctctcccctctccctctctctccatctctctccctctctctccctctctctccctctctctccctctctctccctctctctcccctctctctccctctctctccctctctctctccctctccctctctctccctctctctccctctctctcccctctctcccctctctctcccctctctctccctctctctccctctctctcctctctccccctctctctctctctctccctctctctctctcccctctccctctctctccctctctctccctctctctccctctctctccctctctctccctctctctcccctctctctccctctctctccctctctctccctctctctcccctctccctctctctccatctctctccctctctctccctctccctctctctccctctctccccctctctctcccctctctctcccctctctctccctctctccctctctctccctctctctccctctctctcccctctctctccctgtctctcccctctctcccctctctctccccctctctcccctctctctctcccctctccctctctctcccctctcccctctctccctctctctcctctctctccctctctctctccctctctcaccatctctctccctctctctccctctccctctctctccctctctctccctctctctc encodes:
- the LOC135572989 gene encoding uncharacterized protein LOC135572989 isoform X1, coding for MVERNPLLLLLLLCIYTSSAYPVRQTGPPLPIGGWTGFYPITLPDHTGALRTVLYPLTVYNHNLPTQPAIGQNPVSVPAIGQNPVSVPAIGRNPLLRSVSEPLIGQNPLSVPVIGQEMTVFQTPSPPQFKDTPAAPVEETPMVTDPQSQLQPYYPQPYPSYPQTYPYDPQPYPYDPKPYPYDPLTTQLLPNLETLTPGEQAQIMSRFHIIPSVSQDSQTVFPTWQLSGAVGGAQSQSSSLSSEEEASPPVVYTRMMLPPVVPAYQSQGLSVDPNPEPSALTPDPLPLTPDPGHAHLGNPPTVAPMASGGQGTPKPEGGGAVGVQMKSAVEKGTEGAVGVREGGGVQIKSGGAGDPCPLEKSPPVRETQTSTHSDPRLTHRLTLRQLPTRARSDGGRA